In Actinobacillus equuli, the genomic stretch ACTCGGTAGGGGGACCAACTTAACTTTTCTACTCTTTCGTCTTCTTACGTTTTCTTATTCTCAAGCCTTGATTTTACTAGCTTTATCGCACTTTTTCATTATTTTTTCTTACGTGTTCTTTCGTATTCATGTGTTTAATCTGTGAATTTTAGTTATATGTATAGCTAAAAGGGTCTGAAATAGCGAGATTAACTAAATCACTTACTGGATATCTCCACAACAAGCGAGAAAAAACCTATTGAAAATTGTTAATCTATAGACAGATGTTTTGATAACGTAAAGCACGGAGAGATTCAAACGGAAATGTTAAGGAAGATAGGGGCTACAAGACTAAAAATTAAGCTACATTATTTGAATATAAAGGCTTTGCATTTTCGCAAGTAGATAGAGGAGAAATTAACAATACTTTTTTGTTATATTTTGTGATGTTAATCACATAATTCGTAGTGGCTGTTCTTTTATAGATATGACAGAATTATAGTGTCTTATCTATAGGAGAATATACAAATGAAAAAATTATTATTAGTAACTACTTTAGGTTTAGCTTTAACTGCTTGTAGTGGCGGTGGTTCCTCTTCTTCGACAAATAAAAGCAATTCAAAGCCAAGCTCCACGAGGTCTGAAAGCGCTTCTCCAGATTTGCAGAATTCTTTAGTTGGAGTTAGACGTGATTTAAAAGAGCAAGTGAAAGCATTAAAACAGATAAATGTTGAAGGGGTAACTATTGATTTAGCTTTTGAAAACATAGGGTTTGTTGAAAAGGATCTTGGAAATGGCATGAAAGGTAAAGCTTATAACCAAACATATTCTGCTATTGGTTATGTTTTGCCAAAAAATGTTAAAACAGATCGATATGGGCGTGTTATTGATGAACGTGCTTCAGCAGATGATATAGGTGACTTTGGTTTAATTACTAAATTTGAGAACTTGCCGACAATAGGCGTTTATCATTATTCAGGTGTTTCATTTGGCGCGAATAGTGAAGGTAAATTATCTTTAGATGCTGACTTTGCGAATAAAAAAGTGAGTGGTGAAATTACTAATCGCCGTTTACTGTCTACAGGTAAAGCATTATTTGATATTGATTTATTAGAAACAAGTATTAGACAAATCAGTAGCGGAGAGGAAGAAGTTCATTTTGTTGGAATAGCGAAATCGAAAGTTGATGGCTATGATGTTCATTCGGCTTATGGTGGTAAATTTATGGGGCCAAATGCTGAAGAAGTTTTAGGTTACATTGCAGATGATAATGCGGATCCTTATGAAGCATTTGCAGGTAAGAAATAATTAATAATGTTGAGGCCTCTTAATTAAAGAGGCTTTTTAATTGGTTATACGGATAAGTAATATTTCATTCAACGGATTATTCTATAAGGGGTTACTGACTTAATGTAACAGGTAGCATTAAAGTATCAAGCACAAAACTTAGCGGTAAATCAACCACGGCCGGAATACTTAAGATTCCTCCATTTTGGATCGCTTTAAAATCTTTGCTGACACCGGCATAAACGGAGTAATCGCCTTCGGTAAGGCTGATTATGGTGCCGCAAGCGGTCAAATTTGGACTAAAAATTACCACTGCAATCAGTTTTAAAAATAATCTCTTCATATTGTTCCTCTAATTGCTGATTATTCTAGCTTAAATTTGATAAATTCCCACCCAATAGACTAAATTTTAAGTTAGAATGTCGAATCCTAATTCATAACAATAAGAGGGTTTTATATGCAAACTTACAACATTGCAGTTTTGGCAGGGGACGGTATCGGCCCTGAAATTATGGCACAAGCGATCAAAGTGCTTGAAGCAACACAGCAAAAATTCGGTTTTAAATTAAATTTTAATCATTTTAATATCGGCGGTGCGGCAATTGATGCACAAGGTAAAGCATTACCGGAAAATACTTTAAAAGGCTGTGAAGAAGCCGATGCGATTCTGTTTGGTTCGGTAGGTGGACCTAAATGGGTAAACTTACCACCGGATGAGCAGCCAGAGCGTGGTTCATTACTTCCATTACGTAAACATTTCAAATTATTCTGTAACTTACGTCCTGCCACTTTATATAAAGGTTTAGAAAAATTCTGTCCATTACGTGCGGATATTGCGGCAAAAGGTTTCGATATGGTCGTGGTACGAGAGTTAACCGGTGGGATTTATTTCGGTCAGCCGAAAGGGCGTGAAGGTGAAGGGGCACAAACCAAAGCATTTGATACCGAAGTATATTATAAATATGAGATTGAGCGTATTGCGCGTGTTGCTTTTGAATCCGCGATGAAACGTAATAAAAAAGTGACGTCCATTGATAAAGCAAACGTATTACAAAGCTCAATTTTATGGCGTGAAACGGTAAACGAAATTGCGAAAGAATATCCGGAAGTAACACTTGAACATATGTACATTGATAATGCGACAATGCAATTAATTAAAGCGCCGGAAACCTTTGATATCTTATTATGTTCGAATATCTTCGGCGATATTATTTCGGATGAAGCAGCAATGATTACCGGTTCAATGGGGATGCTTCCATCTGCAAGTTTAAATGAAGACGGTTTTGGTTTATATGAACCGGCGGGCGGCTCGGCGCCGGATATCGCGGGTAAAAATATTGCTAACCCAATCGCACAAATTTTATCGGCGGCAATGATGTTACGTTATAGTTTCAACTTAAATGATGCGGCGGATGCTATTGAATCTGCGATTCAAAAAGCGTTAGCGGATGGTTACCGTACAGGTGATTTAGCTGATGAAAATACGCCGGTTTCTACCAGTGAAATGGGTGATATTATTGTGAGAAATATTTTAGCTTAAATAGCAGATTGTTTTGCATAAACAAGCGGTCGAAATTTGAAGAATTTTTGCAAATCTTTTTCAAATTTCGACCGCTTTTATTATGTTTAATGTATTAAATGATATTTAATTTATAAAATTAATTAACCATCAATTTCTTCGCCGGTTTCATCCCATTTAAAATTGAGTGCGATAGAATTTAGGCAGAAGCGTAAACCTGTCGGCGGAGGTCCGTCATTAAATACGTGGCCCATATGCGAATCGCAGTTCCCACAACGAATTTCGGTACGGTGACGGCCTAAACTATAATCATCTAAATACCGTAATGCATCATCCGAAACCGCTTCATAGAAGCTAGGCCAGCCACAACCAGCATCAAATTTAGTATCAGAACGAAATAATGCATTGTGGCAACGTGCGCAACGATAAGTCCCGATGCGTTCTTCATGCAGAAATTTACCAGTAAACGGCATTTCGGTACCATGATTAATCAGAATCTCAACTTGTTCTTCCGTTAATTCATCAATATCTTTAATCATCTTCACTCCTAAGATAGAAATTTCTCTCCAATTCTACCGTTTTTTTACCACTTTAGCGTTACAAATTTTGAAATTTTGACATAGATCACAAAAAATTTATCTGTTATATTTGTTTCGGTTCTTTTAGTTGTAAGTCATACTGGAGTATGTGCTATAATCCATGCACTTCTTAAAGCATTAGAAGAACAATTTTGTTTAACTTTAATATAGGTAGAAAAATCTATGGCAATTAAAATTGGTATTAACGGCTTCGGTCGTATCGGTCGTATCGTGTTCCGTGCAGCTCAACTTCGTGATGATATCGAAGTTGTAGGTATCAACGACTTAATCGACGTTGATTATATGGCATATATGTTAAAATACGACTCAACACACGGCCGTTTCAACGGTACTGTTGAAGTTAAAGATGGTCAATTAGTTGTTAACGGTAAAACAATCCGTGTAACTGCTGAACGTGATCCAGCTAACTTAAAATGGGATGAAATCGGTGTTGATATCGCAGTTGAAGCAACAGGTTTATTCTTAGATGACGCTACAGCACGTAAACACATCACTGCTGGTGCGAAAAAAGTTGTATTAACTGGTCCATCTAAAGATGCAACTCCTATGTTCGTTAACGGTGTAAACTTCGATGCGTATGCAGGCCAAGATATCGTTTCTAACGCTTCTTGTACAACTAACTGCTTAGCACCATTAGCTAAAGTAATCCACAATAAATTCGGTATCAAAGAAGGCTTAATGACTACAGTTCACGCAACAACTGCGACACAAAAAACTGTAGACGGTCCATCAGCTAAAGACTGGCGCGGTGGTCGTGGTGCTTCACAAAACATCATTCCTTCATCAACAGGTGCAGCGAAAGCAGTAGGTAAAGTATTACCAGCATTAAACGGTAAATTAACAGGTATGGCTTTCCGTGTTCCAACAGCAAACGTTTCTGTTGTTGACTTAACTGTTAACTTAGAAAAACCTGCGACATACGAAGAAATCTGTGCAGAAATCAAACGTGCTTCAGAAAATGAAATGAAAGGCGTTTTAGGTTACACAGAAGACGCTGTAGTATCTACAGACTTCAATGGTGCAACAGAAACTTCAGTATTTGATGCAGCTGCTGGTATCGCATTAACAGATACTTTTGTTAAATTAGTATCTTGGTATGATAACGAAACTGGTTATTCAAACAAAGTATTAGACTTAGTAGCTCACGTTTATAACTACAAAGGTTAATCTTAGTTAGTTTAATATTGTTAGCGCCACTCTTAGTTTAAGAGTGGCGTTTTTGTTTATGGTGAGCAAGATTTCGTTATTCGGTTATAAATTAAGTTAAAAACTAAGCAGTTTTGCTATTCAAGAAAATTAGTCATTGAAGTTTGGTAGGCTTTTTTGTTATATTTATAAATATTTTCGCTCCTTTATGAGCATTATTTTTTATATTTGAAAAATTACCAAATTCATTTAACGGATCACTTTATATGTTTAAAAAATTTCTAGGATTGTTTTCTAATGATCTTTCTATCGACCTCGGGACAGCAAATACGTTAGTGTATGTTAAGGGTCAAGGTATTGTACTTGATCAGCCTTCTGTTGTAGCGGTACGTCAAGATCGTATTGGCTCTTTAAAAAGTATTGCAGCGGTAGGTACAGATGCGAAATTAATGCTAGGACGTACGCCAAAAAGCATTACAGCGATCCGTCCAATGAAAGATGGGGTTATCGCAGATTTCTTCGTAACAGAAAAGATGTTACAGCACTTTATTAAACAAGTGCATAGCCATAACTTTATGCGTCCAAGCCCTCGTGTATTAGTTTGCGTACCGGCAGGTGCAACGCAAGTTGAACGTAGAGCAATTAAAGAATCAGCAATTGGTGCTGGTGCGCGTGAAGTTTATTTAATTGAAGAACCAATGGCGGCAGCGATTGGTGCGGGATTACCTGTACATGAAGCAACCGGTTCAATGATTATTGATATTGGTGGCGGCACAACAGAAGTTGCCGTACTTTCATTAAACGGTATCGTATTCTCAACTTCAGTACGTATTGGTGGCGATAA encodes the following:
- a CDS encoding factor H binding protein domain-containing protein, with product MKKLLLVTTLGLALTACSGGGSSSSTNKSNSKPSSTRSESASPDLQNSLVGVRRDLKEQVKALKQINVEGVTIDLAFENIGFVEKDLGNGMKGKAYNQTYSAIGYVLPKNVKTDRYGRVIDERASADDIGDFGLITKFENLPTIGVYHYSGVSFGANSEGKLSLDADFANKKVSGEITNRRLLSTGKALFDIDLLETSIRQISSGEEEVHFVGIAKSKVDGYDVHSAYGGKFMGPNAEEVLGYIADDNADPYEAFAGKK
- a CDS encoding YceK/YidQ family lipoprotein, which produces MKRLFLKLIAVVIFSPNLTACGTIISLTEGDYSVYAGVSKDFKAIQNGGILSIPAVVDLPLSFVLDTLMLPVTLSQ
- the leuB gene encoding 3-isopropylmalate dehydrogenase, whose protein sequence is MQTYNIAVLAGDGIGPEIMAQAIKVLEATQQKFGFKLNFNHFNIGGAAIDAQGKALPENTLKGCEEADAILFGSVGGPKWVNLPPDEQPERGSLLPLRKHFKLFCNLRPATLYKGLEKFCPLRADIAAKGFDMVVVRELTGGIYFGQPKGREGEGAQTKAFDTEVYYKYEIERIARVAFESAMKRNKKVTSIDKANVLQSSILWRETVNEIAKEYPEVTLEHMYIDNATMQLIKAPETFDILLCSNIFGDIISDEAAMITGSMGMLPSASLNEDGFGLYEPAGGSAPDIAGKNIANPIAQILSAAMMLRYSFNLNDAADAIESAIQKALADGYRTGDLADENTPVSTSEMGDIIVRNILA
- the msrB gene encoding peptide-methionine (R)-S-oxide reductase MsrB: MIKDIDELTEEQVEILINHGTEMPFTGKFLHEERIGTYRCARCHNALFRSDTKFDAGCGWPSFYEAVSDDALRYLDDYSLGRHRTEIRCGNCDSHMGHVFNDGPPPTGLRFCLNSIALNFKWDETGEEIDG
- the gap gene encoding type I glyceraldehyde-3-phosphate dehydrogenase, which produces MAIKIGINGFGRIGRIVFRAAQLRDDIEVVGINDLIDVDYMAYMLKYDSTHGRFNGTVEVKDGQLVVNGKTIRVTAERDPANLKWDEIGVDIAVEATGLFLDDATARKHITAGAKKVVLTGPSKDATPMFVNGVNFDAYAGQDIVSNASCTTNCLAPLAKVIHNKFGIKEGLMTTVHATTATQKTVDGPSAKDWRGGRGASQNIIPSSTGAAKAVGKVLPALNGKLTGMAFRVPTANVSVVDLTVNLEKPATYEEICAEIKRASENEMKGVLGYTEDAVVSTDFNGATETSVFDAAAGIALTDTFVKLVSWYDNETGYSNKVLDLVAHVYNYKG
- a CDS encoding rod shape-determining protein, producing MFKKFLGLFSNDLSIDLGTANTLVYVKGQGIVLDQPSVVAVRQDRIGSLKSIAAVGTDAKLMLGRTPKSITAIRPMKDGVIADFFVTEKMLQHFIKQVHSHNFMRPSPRVLVCVPAGATQVERRAIKESAIGAGAREVYLIEEPMAAAIGAGLPVHEATGSMIIDIGGGTTEVAVLSLNGIVFSTSVRIGGDKLDEAIVAYVRRHFGSAIGEATAERIKKEIAMAIIRDEDEVRTMEVHGHNLAEGAPRTLELNSKHVLEAIEQPLNGIVEAVKSVLEQCPPELAADIFERGMVLTGGGALLQNLDVLLSDATGVTVIVAEDPLTCVARGGGKALDMIDMHGGDVFSSDE